The following are encoded in a window of Gossypium raimondii isolate GPD5lz chromosome 13, ASM2569854v1, whole genome shotgun sequence genomic DNA:
- the LOC105772265 gene encoding brassinosteroid-related acyltransferase 1 has translation MATKKHDDHENYPTVVVTKTVTVHPKPLLHHPQQILHLSNLDRQCPMLMYVVFFYKPCFAYQNLALGSIFNSLKSGLEETLSIWYPAAGRLSLNQADGKLNLWCNNGGAVLAEAVTTAKIIQLGDLSQYKEFFERLAYKPVFHGNFSQMPLIVAQVTKFGCGGYSISIGASHSLFDGPATYDFLRAWASNSAILKEKRSTLQIYKPVHERGPLLVGTQHGQQQLTKLPESGSSAPTRGAAAIDHLHQLIKQALAGPDMKFGGSNFSNTGNSNLVLKTFHLSGAMIESLKIKVFGGESRGSFSCSSFELIAAHLWKARTKALGVRKGAMVCLQFAVDVRNKMVPPLPKGFSGNAFVLASIALTAEQLEGSSHEATIEKIKQAKNSITNDYVIAYNKALDGGAAQGSLPPINELTLVSDWTRMPFHTIDFLHGEAAYVSPLLSPIPQVAYFMQNPNDLRGIDVRIGLPPQFLNAFSHYFLTNLQ, from the exons atggCTACTAAAAAACATGATGATCATGAGAATTATCCAACTGTTGTGGTTACCAAGACAGTTACCGTACACCCAAAACCCTTGTTGCATCATCCACAACAGATTCTCCATCTTTCCAATTTGGACAGGCAGTGTCCGATGTTAATGTACGTGGTTTTCTTTTACAAACCTTGTTTTGCTTACCAGAACTTGGCTCTGGGTTCCATCTTCAACAGCTTGAAATCTGGGTTGGAAGAGACACTTTCTATATGGTATCCAGCTGCAGGTAGGTTGAGCTTGAACCAAGCTGATGGTAAGCTTAATCTTTGGTGCAATAATGGTGGTGCAGTTCTAGCTGAGGCAGTCACCACTGCGAAGATCATTCAACTTGGTGATCTTTCTCAATACAAGGAATTCTTTGAGCGATTGGCTTACAAGCCTGTCTTTCATGGGAACTTCTCGCAGAtgcctttaattgttgctcag GTCACGAAGTTTGGGTGTGGAGGTTACTCAATCAGTATCGGTGCAAGCCACTCGTTGTTTGATGGACCAGCCACCTATGATTTTCTGCGTGCATGGGCTTCAAATTCTgcaattttgaaagaaaagagaagcaCTTTGCAGATTTACAAACCTGTGCATGAGAGGGGGCCATTGTTGGTGGGTACTCAGCATGGTCAGCAGCAGCTCACAAAATTGCCCGAAAGTGGGAGCTCGGCGCCAACAAGGGGTGCAGCAGCCATAGATCATCTACATCAGTTGATAAAACAAGCTCTCGCTGGTCCAGATATGAAGTTTGGAGGCAGCAACTTTTCCAACACAGGGAACTCCAATCTTGTTCTCAAAACATTCCACCTTAGTGGTGCAATGATAGAAAGCTTAAAAATCAAGGTCTTTGGTGGTGAAAGCAGGGGTAGCTTTTCATGTTCTTCCTTTGAACTCATTGCAGCTCACTTATGGAAG GCAAGGACTAAAGCATTAGGAGTAAGGAAAGGAGCAATGGTTTGCTTGCAATTCGCAGTGGACGTAAGGAACAAGATGGTGCCGCCATTGCCAAAAGGTTTCAGTGGCAACGCATTTGTACTAGCTTCCATAGCCTTAACAGCCGAACAACTGGAAGGTAGTAGCCATGAAGCTACCATAGAGAAGATAAAGCAAGCCAAGAACTCGATTACCAACGACTACGTGATTGCATATAACAAGGCATTAGATGGAGGAGCTGCTCAGGGCAGTCTCCCACCAATCAATGAGCTAACCCTAGTCTCTGATTGGACACGGATGCCATTCCACACCATTGATTTCCTACATGGAGAAGCAGCTTATGTATCTCCATTACTCTCTCCAATCCCTCAGGTCGCATATTTCATGCAGAATCCCAATGATTTGAGAGGCATCGATGTGAGGATCGGTTTGCCACCTCAATTCTTGAATGCTTTCTCTCATTACTTCCTTACCAATTTGCAATAA
- the LOC105774016 gene encoding two-component response regulator ARR12, whose protein sequence is MTVEQIVSEGKDQFPIGMRVLAVDDDPTCLLLLGTLLRRCQYHVTTTSQAKTALKMLRENKNKFDLVISDVHMPDMDGFKLLEHVGLEMDLPVIMLSANGDTKLVMKGITHGACDYLLKPVRIEELQNIWQHVVRRKKKDRCNSGSKDKPHPDSGEAAGIGNVDNNGKLNKKRKDQNEDEDDERDENGHDNEDPSAQKKPRVVWSVELHRKFVAAVNQLGIDKAVPKKILELMNVEKLTRENVASHLQKFRLYLKRISCVANQQANMAAALGTADSAYLRMGSLNGLGNFHTLAGSDQLHNAAFRSFPPSGVLGRLNTPAGLGIRSLPSPGTIQLGHVQNSGNPTNDLSKLQSFVPGNHNTNILQGMPMSLELDRLQHNKSVGHIGELPTTDSTTVFPGSGSLVDARITGFSNNPLLGVTSNSLMLEGSSQQATSHTSVSAIGFQNGNALSDFTSIAPASNQLQDSKADSQGQASPINCNAGQIIRSAPQEWNAPRKDAPYQSHALINSSIPINSAMIQLGQCLDRNNSIFHRTTDLDSVGPLNFVDPLSIKHSEGDNYIMEPSVIEKEGYLMFQPRPHGSHVPDNTGSLKDLASAMMKQEDDFGCNGYSLRTSI, encoded by the exons atgacgGTAGAGCAGATAGTCAGTGAAGGCAAGGATCAGTTTCCAATTGGCATGCGAGTTTTGGCCGTTGACGATGACCCGACTTGCCTTTTACTGCTCGGAACTCTTCTTCGTCGATGCCAGTACCATG TTACCACAACAAGCCAAGCTAAAACAGCATTGAAGATGTTAAGAGAAAACAAGAACAAGTTTGACTTGGTTATCAGCGATGTTCACATGCCCGACATGGATGGTTTTAAGTTACTTGAGCATGTGGGGCTTGAGATGGACCTGCCTGTCATAA TGTTGTCTGCAAATGGTGATACGAAGCTTGTGATGAAAGGGATTACTCATGGTGCTTGTGATTATTTGCTGAAACCTGTTCGGATCGAGGAGCTGCAAAATATATGGCAACATGTAGTgaggagaaagaaaaaagaccGGTGTAATTCCGGCAGCAAAGACAAGCCTCATCCAGACAGTGGCGAGGCTGCGGGGATAGGGAATGTTGATAACAATGGGAAGTTAAACAAAAAGCGGAAAGACCAGAATGAAGACGAGGACGACGAGCGTGACGAGAATGGCCATGATAACGAGGACCCATCAGCCCAAAAGAAACCTCGTGTTGTTTGGTCAGTGGAGTTGCATCGCAAGTTTGTTGCGGCGGTTAATCAGTTGGGCATTGACA AGGCTGTACCTAAAAAGATCCTAGAATTGATGAATGTTGAAAAGCTTACCAGAGAAAATGTCGCCAGCCATCTGCAG AAATTTAGGCTTTACCTGAAAAGAATCAGCTGTGTGGCAAACCAGCAAGCAAACATGGCGGCAGCTTTAGGCACTGCAGATTCTGCCTATTTACGGATGGGGTCTCTGAATGGACTTGGAAATTTCCATACCTTGGCTGGATCTGATCAGCTTCACAATGCTGCCTTTAGATCTTTCCCACCTAGTGGGGTGCTTGGAAGATTGAACACACCTGCTGGGTTAGGCATACGTAGCCTTCCATCTCCAGGAACTATTCAATTAGGCCacgtgcaaaattcgggtaatcCCACAAATGATCTTAGCAAGTTGCAATCTTTCGTTCCTGGAAACCATAATACCAACATTCTACAAGGTATGCCAATGTCACTAGAACTTGATCGACTGCAACATAACAAGAGTGTTGGCCACATAGGAGAGCTGCCAACTACTGATAGTACGACTGTTTTCCCTGGTTCTGGTAGTTTAGTAGATGCAAGAATAACTGGATTTTCCAACAATCCACTTCTTGGTGTTACAAGCAACTCCTTGATGTTAGAAGGAAGCTCTCAGCAAGCCACTTCGCATACTAGTGTTTCTGCAATAGGCTTCCAAAATGGGAATGCTTTATCCGACTTTACTTCGATAGCTCCTGCTTCCAACCAATTGCAGGATTCAAAAGCAGACTCACAAGGCCAAGCATCCCCGATCAACTGTAATGCAGGGCAAATAATCAGAAGTGCTCCTCAAGAATGGAATGCCCCCAGAAAAGATGCCCCTTACCAATCACATGCTTTGATAAACTCTTCGATCCCTATTAACAGTGCCATGATTCAGTTGGGACAGTGCTTGGACCGAAATAACTCGATTTTCCACAGAACGACAGACTTGGATTCGGTTGGACCATTGAACTTTGTTGATCCCTTATCTATCAAGCACAGTGAAGGTGACAACTACATTATGGAGCCATCAGTTATCGAAAAGGAAGGGTATCTTATGTTCCAACCAAGGCCACATGGAAGTCATGTTCCTGATAACACCGGCTCCTTGAAAGATCTGGCAAGTGCAATGATGAAACAG GAAGACGATTTCGGATGCAATGGTTATTCTCTAAGGACTTCCATATGA